In Myxococcales bacterium, a genomic segment contains:
- a CDS encoding YqgE/AlgH family protein, translating to MANDQTLTSTLLIAMPQLEDPNFRRTVMLIVEHDENGTFGLVLNREVDLLASTLCASLDIKWRGHPKANIQWGGPVEPDSGWLLLNQPEIEDLEDPAIARIGEQGLFLARSLEVLRNASNQSLSDIRFFLGYAGWGPGQLEWEMSNGAWLVAPPNREMVFESSSGAMWDQSVRSLGIDPASLVATQGIH from the coding sequence ATGCCCCAACTCGAGGATCCGAACTTTCGTCGCACCGTGATGCTTATCGTCGAACACGATGAAAACGGAACCTTCGGGCTGGTATTGAATCGCGAGGTTGACCTGCTGGCGTCGACGCTGTGTGCGAGCCTCGACATCAAATGGCGCGGGCACCCGAAAGCCAACATTCAATGGGGCGGGCCGGTGGAACCCGACTCGGGTTGGCTCCTGCTAAACCAGCCTGAAATCGAAGACCTCGAAGATCCAGCCATCGCACGGATCGGAGAACAAGGTCTGTTCCTCGCGCGCTCGCTCGAAGTCCTGCGCAATGCCTCCAATCAGTCGCTCAGTGATATTCGCTTTTTCCTGGGGTATGCGGGATGGGGACCCGGGCAACTCGAATGGGAGATGTCCAACGGCGCATGGTTGGTTGCTCCTCCGAATCGCGAGATGGTTTTCGAATCCTCGAGTGGCGCGATGTGGGATCAGAGTGTCCGGAGCCTCGGGATCGACCCGGCTTCGCTTGTAGCCACCCAGGGTATTCACTAA